The following coding sequences lie in one Chelmon rostratus isolate fCheRos1 chromosome 2, fCheRos1.pri, whole genome shotgun sequence genomic window:
- the LOC121620831 gene encoding synaptotagmin-2-like, which produces MKFNLFRRTQAVSANEPTGATTMTMAPTPAVISTSAPDTSGSNNTEINKNDMFEEIKSKFLNEIDKIPLPPWALIAIAVVAALLILTCCFCIIKKCCCKKKKNKKGKKGKDGFNMKNMQGGEKHQDDDDDEGETGLTEEEKEEEEKEQEKLGKLQYSIDYDFENTKLTVGILQAADLMSMDSGGTSDPYVKVLLLPEKKKKFDTKVHKKTLNPVFNETFVFKVPYEELGGKTLVMSVYDYDRFSKHDVIGEVKIPMNTIDLGRPIEEWRDLESADQEEPEKLGDICISLRYVPTAGKLTVCILEAKNLKKMDACGLSDPYVKIQLLQGGKRLKKKKTTVKKNTLNPYYNESFSFEIPLEQMQKILVAVTVFDYDKIGKNDAIGKIFVGSKATGLGLKHWSDMLANPRRPIAQWHPLQPEEDIDGQLASLAAKK; this is translated from the exons ATGAAGTTCAACCTGTTCAGAAGGACACAGGCCGTGTCAGCCAACGAGCCCACCGGTGCCACCACCATGACCATGGCTCCCACCCCGGCTGTCATCTCCACCTCGGCGCCGGACACCTCTGGCTCCAACAACACAGAGATCAACAAGAATGACATGTTTGAAGAGATCAAGAGCAAATTCCTGAATGAAATTGATAAAATCCCAT TGCCTCCGTGGGCTCTGATTGCCATTGCTGTGGTGGCCGCGTTGCTGATCCTTACCTGCTGCTTCTGCATAATCAAAAAATGCTgctgcaagaagaagaagaacaagaaaggGAAGAAGGGCAAGGATGGCTTCAACATGAAGAACATGCAGGGTGGCGAG aaacaccagGACGACGATGATGACGAGGGAGAGACCGGACTGacggaggaagagaaagaggaggaggagaaagaacaaGAGAAACTGGGGAAGCTGCAGTACTCCATAGATTATGACTTTGAGAATACAAAG CTCACAGTCGGCATCCTTCAAGCTGCGGACCTCATGTCCATGGACTCAGGCGGTACCTCCGATCCTTACGTTAAAGTCCTGCTCCTacctgagaagaagaagaagtttgacACCAAAGTCCACAAGAAAACCCTGAACCCTGTCTTCAATGAGACGTTTGTATTCAAG GTACCCTATGAGGAGCTCGGTGGGAAGACTCTGGTGATGTCTGTTTATGACTACGATCGATTTTCCAAACATGACGTCATTGGCGAGGTGAAGATCCCCATGAACACCATCGACCTCGGACGTCCGATCGAGGAGTGGCGGGATCTGGAGAGCGCTGATCAAGAGGAG CCTGAGAAACTCGGAGACATCTGCATCTCCCTCCGTTACGTTCCCACCGCTGGAAAACTCACCGTCTGCATCCTGGAGGCAAAGAACCTGAAGAAGATGGACGCCTGCGGATTATCTG ATCCTTATGTAAagatccagctgctgcaggggggCAAGCgtctgaagaaaaagaagaccACGGTGAAGAAGAACACCTTGAACCCGTATTATAATGAATCCTTCAGCTTTGAAATCCCGCTGGAACAGATGCAG AAAATCTTGGTGGCCGTCACAGTGTTTGATTATGACAAGATCGGTAAGAATGACGCCATCGGAAAGATCTTTGTGGGCAGCAAGGCGACTGGCCTCGGTCTGAAGCATTGGTCCGACATGCTGGCTAACCCGCGCCGCCCCATTGCCCAGTGGCATCCATTGCAGCCAGAGGAGGATATCGATGGTCAGCTGGCATCCTTGGCTGCAAAGAAGTAA